ttttttgtgagagaaaagtactgctggctggttggtgcTGGTTTTGTGTGTGAGAGAAATATTGTTGGCTGGATGTGTAGACGAccaaaagaggaaaagaaaaagcaGTTAGCGGCTGGAAATAAATGGGTCAAGAATATGAATGCTCGGTGCCTCGGTTCAAGTACCTGGCTGTGCAACTAAATTTGGAGTTATCCAGAGGTGCCAATAATATCGTCAGTATCCATCTTTCTACATCACTACGATATTGTTTCACaggagaggaggagaaggatcACATCATTCAAATTCTATTTGTTAAGTACAGTACTGGATGTTGCGGCAAACCAATCCTCATGCATCAGAATTCACAAGTTGCACTATAACACAGAGCATGGAATTCCCGATACTGTAAACTTCACATCGAAAATTTCTTAGAAACGGTAATCTTTTATAGGTTCATTTCCTTTTCTGCATCTCTCTTTACAAAAGCAGAAACTTTCTGGAGCTATCAATCACTACACGGCACGGCACATAGCACGCACTCTGTCGAGCACCGAACGAGAACCAAACCTGTATGGTGTATTGCCCACGCGTGGGCAGGATCGCGGCATCATCTCGCcgagacggcgacggcgacgcggcagACGGGGCAGGCGGGCGACCTGGCGAGCCACCGGTCGACGCAGGCGGCGTGGAACGCGTGCCGGCAGGCCGGCATCGCGCGCCACCGCTCCCCGGCGCACGCGGCCTCGAGGCACACGGCGCACTGGGATGGggccccgtcgccgtcgcgcggcggggaggggaaggcgaaggtcgggaggcggcggaggtcggcggGCGAGAGCcccgcgcggagcggcggcgacggcgggccgCGCGGCGGGACGCGGTAGCGGCTGCCGCGGTGGTGGCGGAaggcgcgcgcggcgacgacgaggacgaggaggagcacggcggacgcggcggcgaagaggaggaagatcgcgaccgcggccgccatcaccgccgcccgcacgccgaggGACAGGACGCGCGCGCCGGCTCCCTGGGCCCGGGGCCCGGGGCGCCCGCGCTTGGCGACGTCCCGATCATGCAGAGGGggcagcgcgggcgcggcgggggcggcgagctcgcgcgcgccggccggggcgggcgGGGCCATTTCGGATGaggccggcggcgtccgcggcgcggctcgccggagcacggGCTCGGCGGCGTGGGGTTGGAATATCCGGCGGGGGAAGATTTTTGGGGATCGGTGGGCACCCGGGAATTGGAGGGGGGCTCCTCCCTTCTCCTATCTTGAGCTTTTTGGCGGGCGGGTCGGCGTGAGGGCAAACGGCTTTTGTAAGCAACCAGGAggaaattaaatgcaagtcaAATGAGTTGCTATCTGGTCTTCCTTCGGACCATAT
This window of the Panicum virgatum strain AP13 chromosome 1K, P.virgatum_v5, whole genome shotgun sequence genome carries:
- the LOC120671008 gene encoding RING-H2 finger protein ATL56-like, whose protein sequence is MAPPAPAGARELAAPAAPALPPLHDRDVAKRGRPGPRAQGAGARVLSLGVRAAVMAAAVAIFLLFAAASAVLLLVLVVAARAFRHHRGSRYRVPPRGPPSPPLRAGLSPADLRRLPTFAFPSPPRDGDGAPSQCAVCLEAACAGERWRAMPACRHAFHAACVDRWLARSPACPVCRVAVAVSAR